The genomic window ACCTGAAATTTTCCTTCATTTTTCTGCCGTCTGCATATCTTGGAATGTAATTCCAGTAAATTACAAGATCCTGATCCTGCTGTTTGATGAGAACATTTTTTACCGTTTCAGGAGATGTTGTAAAAGGAGGGTAAGGACCACCTTTAACCCCACAGCCTGCTGTAAAAATTGAAAAAAATACTAAAAAATTAAATACCTTTTTCAATTATAAACTCCCTAAGCAAAATAAGGTTTTTAATTATTTGGTGGAATTCTTCCAAAGGTATCTGGTTGGGTCCATCTGACAGTGCTTTTTTAGGTTCAGGATGAATCTCAAAAAAAAGACCATCTACACCTACAGAAACGGCAGCTTTTGCAAGAGGATAAACAAACTCCCTCTGTCCACCTGAAGAACTACCTTTTCCTCCAGGGAGCTGAACGCTGTGGGTGGCGTCAAATATGACAGGTGCAAACTGCCTCATAATTGGAAGGCTTCTAAAGTCCACAACAAGGTTGTTATATCCAAAAGAAACTCCTCTCTCTGTAAGATAAAACTTTTTTGCCCCTCCAAACTGGAGCTTTTCCACAATATTTTTTGTATCCCACGGAGCTAAAAACTGCCCCTTTTTTACATTAACCTCCTTGCCGGTTCTGGCAGCTGCCAGCAAAAGATCTGTCTGTCTGCATAAAAAAGCAGGTATCTGGATTATATCAACAACTTCTGAAACAGGCTTTGCCTGATCTGATTCGTGGATATCTGTCAAAACTGGTAGTCCTGTTTCCTTTTTTACTTTATCAAGCACTTTTAGACCGAACTCTATCCCTCTCCCTCTAAAAGAATGAACGCTTGATCTGTTTGCTTTGTCATATGAGGATTTGAAAACAAATCTAATATCAGGAAATTCATTCTGTAAGTCGGTTAATACATCTGCCACCTGAAGGCAGATATCCTCATTTTCTATTACGCATGGTCCTGCGATTACTGTGAACTTTTCCATCTAAAACTCCCGTTATTGCCTTATTATTTAATCAATAATATTTAATATTTACTCTTAAAACAAGATTTGAAATTATCGGTATTTTAACTTAAAATTAACAGAGGAAGGAATACTGCCTTATGTTATAAAATTAATCCAAAAATATTTTTAGAGGTTAAAAATGTCCCTTACACAGACAATACTGAATATAGCCCTCATAGGTGGAGATCCTGTTTTATACATCTTAATTCTGATGAGTATAGTTGGGGTTGCTGTTGTGATAGAAAGGCTGATAACAATCCCGAAAATAGAAAAAAATATGATGGATTACGATCCTCTTACCTTGAAGCTGAGTCTTGAAAAAAGACTCGGAATACTTGCAACATTTGGCAACAATGCACCGTTTATCGGACTTTTTGGAACTGTTTTAGGAATTATAAAAGCCTTCCACGATCTTGGGGTTGCTGAACATTTTGGCGTTAGGGTTGTTATGACAGGAATATCAGAAGCTCTCGTAGCAACAGCTATGGGGCTGTTTGTTGCAATCCCTTCTGTTATTGCCTATAACTACTTTGTCAGAAGGGTCAAGAAAATACTGCTGACATATGAATATAGAAAAAATCTACCTATTGATATGAGGGAATGATGAAGCTTATAGATGATGACGACAAAGAAATATCAGAAATAAATATGACCCCTTTTGTTGACATAATACTTGTCGTTTTAATAATCTTTCTTGCAACAGCAACATTTATAGTTGAAGGTAAAATACCCCTGAATCTTCCAAAAGCAGAAACTTCCCAATCAAAAGAGATAAAGCAAAAAAAAGTTGTGGTTACCATAAAAAAAGACGGATCAATATACATAGATGATCAGAAGGGTAGTATAGATATCCTTAAAAAAAAGATAAAAAAACTGCCAAAGGAAGCTGTTGTTATCTTAAGGGCTGACAAAGATGTTCCTTTCCAGAAGGTCATTACCGTTATTGATACTTGCAGATCTGAGGGATTAGAAAGATACTCAATAGAAACTTCAAAATTAGAATAAAAATTGGAAAAAATTATAAACGGGAAAAGAAATTTTTTAATAGGATTTGTTTTGTCTATCTTTATCCACAGCAGTATCTTCGCAGCTTTGTTCTACCTGACAAAACAGGAAAAAAAACCTGAAAAAAAGGAAAAAATAGTTTACATAAATATTGTAAAACCTGAAAAAAAGAAGGAAAAAGCCCCGCAGGTTAAAAAAAAGATACCAAAAACAAAACCGCAAAAAGAAAACAAACCACCAAAACCTAAACCAAAACCAAAACCTAAACCAAAACCGAAACCAAAGCCTAAACCTAAACCAAAACCCAAACCCAAGCCAAAACCCAAACCTCAGGTAAAACCTGTAATAAATGAAACTAAGAAGGAAATTCCCAAAAAAGAAGCAGTCCAGATAAAAGAAGAAGAAATCAAACAGATAAAAGAAGAAATCCAGAATATTGAAATCAGTGAAGAACAGCTTGAACCTCAGCAGTTCAGCCTGTCTAATCTAAAGGGAAAAGATCTAATTTATCAGCATGGCAAGGAAGAACTGGAAAAAGAAAAGAAAGAATCAGACGAGGATATTTTAGCCTACATTAGAGAGCTTGAAAGATATTTAAATGAGCTTGCACGAAAAAAGGATCTTTACCCACCTATGGCAAAAAGATTAAGAATAGAAGGTTCTCTTGTTGTGAGATTTACTATCAGGGCAGACGGATCTGTTGATGAAAACTCAATAAAAATAATACAAAGCAGTAATTACAACATACTTGACAAAGGAGCTGTTAAACTTATAAAAAAGTATGTGCCTGAGTTTGGAAGAAAATACGGAAAAAAACCTCCAAAAGGAGATCTTACAATAGAACTGCCAATAACTTTTGAGATTATAGGGTGGTGATGAAAAAAGTTCAGATATTTACAGATGGGTCATCTCTTGGAAATCCAGGACCGGGCGGCTGGTGTGCAATTCTCCGATACAACAACCGTCAAAAAATCCTTAAAGGTGGAAAAAAAGAAACAACAAATAATGAGATGGAAATAACAGCTGTAATTGAAGGTCTTAAAGCTCTAAAAGAGCCCTGTGAAGTGGATCTGTACACAGATTCAAACTATGTGGTTCAGGCTATAAAAGACTGGATCCATAGATGGGCAAAAAATAACTGGAAAGGATCTTCAAAAAAGGAGATAGCCCACAAAAATTTATGGCAGGAGATATACCAGCTGATAAACAAACATAAAGTAAATCCTATATGGGTTAAAGCCCATTCTGGACATTCAGAAAATGAGCTTTGCGATAAGATAGCTAAAGAGGAAGCCTCAAAATTTAGAAATTAATAATCAATTATTAAGATTAATATGAGCTTTGACATACAACACTTTTCATCAGAACTCTATTCTTTTTTCATGATAGTAAAGTTTGAGACCCAGATGTTTGATCTTACAGGTGAGGATCTTACGCATCACAACAGTTTATTTGGTAAAAGCGTAGCTAACTTTCTTAAATGGAAACTAATTGAGAAGGGATACAAACCTTACATTGTTCCAACATCTGAAGGCTGGCAGGTTAAAATAGAAAAAGATCCTATACTGCTAAGCATAAAAATCTCAGCCCAGTGGAGGGACATTGAAAAAATTGGTGAAAGCATGCTAATCTGGATTGTATCCACAGAAGCAAAAGTAAAAAAAAGGTTTTTATCTTTTTTCAAAAAGGTTGATCCTGATCTTTATCTTACATTTTTAGATAAGGACTTAAAGGATATACTCTTTTCAGAAAAAAAGATAAAAGTGCTGAGCATATCAGAAGACAGGTCTATTATTTAACTTTCCCCTTGTTTTTTTCAAAAAAAGGTTTAAGATAATTTCAAAAAATTAAAGGTATTAACATAAATGGCAAAACAAAGAACGGTATATGTATGCACTGAGTGTGGTGCATCTTTCCCCACATGGTCAGGAAGATGTGTTTCCTGTGGAAGCTGGAATACCCTGTTAGAAGAAGCCAGACACAAAAAAGATAAACCAATTCAGCATAAACCATTATCAACCCCAAAACCTATAACAAAAGCAAAAATTCAGCAGTCTTACGAAAGGATCTCAACAGGTATAAAAACACTTGATGAGGCTCTTGGAGGAGGTATCGTAACAGGGCAGGTGATACTTATATCAGGTGAGCCGGGAATAGGAAAATCAACATTACTTCTTCAGGTCTCATCAAATATATCAAAAAATAGAAAAGTTCTTTACATCACAGGGGAAGAATCTGCCCATCAGGTTTTTTTGAGGGGAGAGAGGATAAACGCATTAAATGATAACCTTTTTGTTCTTTCAGAGACGGTTCTTGAAAATATTATATCCTCTATAGACCAGATAGAACCTGATTTTATAGTCGTTGATTCTGTTCAGACTGTATACACATCTCAGCTTGAATCGGCAGCAGGGTCTGTATCACAGGTAAGGGAAGTAAGCTCAAAACTTACAGAAATCTCAAAGTCCAGAGGAATTTCTTCTATTATCGTGGGTCAGGTAACTAAAGAAGGGAGTATAGCAGGACCAAAAGTTCTTGAGCACATAGTGGATACAGTTGCACATTTTGAAGGGGAAAGGGGACACGCTTACAGGGTGCTGAAGGTGATCAAAAACAGGTTTGGTGCAGCAGGAGAGCTTGCTGTTTTTTCTATGGAAGATAAAGGATTAAAGGAAGTGCAGAACCCTTCATCATTTTTTCTTTCAGAAAGACCTGAGGGAAAACCGGGAAGTATTATTTTCCCATTTACAGAAGGATCAAAACCTGTTCTTGTGGAGGTGCAGGCACTTGTCTCAAAAACGGTGTATGCTGTTCCCCAGAGGAAAACGCAGGGTTTTGACATAAACAGATTGTCCATAATTACAGCCATAATAGAAAAAGAAACAGGGGTATTTCTTAAAGACAGAGATATTTTTGTGAACATAGTCGG from Persephonella sp. includes these protein-coding regions:
- the kdsA gene encoding 3-deoxy-8-phosphooctulonate synthase; amino-acid sequence: MEKFTVIAGPCVIENEDICLQVADVLTDLQNEFPDIRFVFKSSYDKANRSSVHSFRGRGIEFGLKVLDKVKKETGLPVLTDIHESDQAKPVSEVVDIIQIPAFLCRQTDLLLAAARTGKEVNVKKGQFLAPWDTKNIVEKLQFGGAKKFYLTERGVSFGYNNLVVDFRSLPIMRQFAPVIFDATHSVQLPGGKGSSSGGQREFVYPLAKAAVSVGVDGLFFEIHPEPKKALSDGPNQIPLEEFHQIIKNLILLREFIIEKGI
- a CDS encoding MotA/TolQ/ExbB proton channel family protein; the encoded protein is MSLTQTILNIALIGGDPVLYILILMSIVGVAVVIERLITIPKIEKNMMDYDPLTLKLSLEKRLGILATFGNNAPFIGLFGTVLGIIKAFHDLGVAEHFGVRVVMTGISEALVATAMGLFVAIPSVIAYNYFVRRVKKILLTYEYRKNLPIDMRE
- a CDS encoding biopolymer transporter ExbD: MMKLIDDDDKEISEINMTPFVDIILVVLIIFLATATFIVEGKIPLNLPKAETSQSKEIKQKKVVVTIKKDGSIYIDDQKGSIDILKKKIKKLPKEAVVILRADKDVPFQKVITVIDTCRSEGLERYSIETSKLE
- a CDS encoding energy transducer TonB, which encodes MEKIINGKRNFLIGFVLSIFIHSSIFAALFYLTKQEKKPEKKEKIVYINIVKPEKKKEKAPQVKKKIPKTKPQKENKPPKPKPKPKPKPKPKPKPKPKPKPKPKPKPKPQVKPVINETKKEIPKKEAVQIKEEEIKQIKEEIQNIEISEEQLEPQQFSLSNLKGKDLIYQHGKEELEKEKKESDEDILAYIRELERYLNELARKKDLYPPMAKRLRIEGSLVVRFTIRADGSVDENSIKIIQSSNYNILDKGAVKLIKKYVPEFGRKYGKKPPKGDLTIELPITFEIIGW
- the rnhA gene encoding ribonuclease HI; this translates as MKKVQIFTDGSSLGNPGPGGWCAILRYNNRQKILKGGKKETTNNEMEITAVIEGLKALKEPCEVDLYTDSNYVVQAIKDWIHRWAKNNWKGSSKKEIAHKNLWQEIYQLINKHKVNPIWVKAHSGHSENELCDKIAKEEASKFRN
- the radA gene encoding DNA repair protein RadA — translated: MAKQRTVYVCTECGASFPTWSGRCVSCGSWNTLLEEARHKKDKPIQHKPLSTPKPITKAKIQQSYERISTGIKTLDEALGGGIVTGQVILISGEPGIGKSTLLLQVSSNISKNRKVLYITGEESAHQVFLRGERINALNDNLFVLSETVLENIISSIDQIEPDFIVVDSVQTVYTSQLESAAGSVSQVREVSSKLTEISKSRGISSIIVGQVTKEGSIAGPKVLEHIVDTVAHFEGERGHAYRVLKVIKNRFGAAGELAVFSMEDKGLKEVQNPSSFFLSERPEGKPGSIIFPFTEGSKPVLVEVQALVSKTVYAVPQRKTQGFDINRLSIITAIIEKETGVFLKDRDIFVNIVGGINIKEPAVDLPVALAIISSLKNIPVPKNLAAFGELGLTGEIRSVHYTEHRIKEAKRFGFDKILVPANTDIDDKSIVKVKNIQQAIGYIK